From Thermogladius calderae 1633, a single genomic window includes:
- a CDS encoding 30S ribosomal protein S17e yields the protein MGKVRIRLVKRVARQLLDSYPQLFTRDFESNKQVVSKLISTRSKKLRNQIAGYITHLVAVRSREKRVETVEEPVS from the coding sequence GTGGGGAAAGTCAGGATAAGGCTGGTGAAGAGGGTGGCTAGGCAGCTTCTGGACAGCTACCCTCAGTTGTTCACACGGGACTTCGAGTCCAATAAGCAAGTTGTGTCGAAGCTCATCTCTACAAGGTCCAAAAAGCTGAGAAACCAGATCGCAGGCTACATAACTCACCTCGTGGCTGTAAGGAGTAGAGAAAAGAGGGTAGAAACCGTCGAAGAGCCTGTCTCGTAA